A window from Methylococcus mesophilus encodes these proteins:
- a CDS encoding major capsid protein has product MQNPFHNPAFSMAALTAAINIIPNRYGRLEDLNLMPVKPVRQRQILVEERNGVLNLLPTLPPGAPGTVGVRGKRTLRSFVIPHIPHDDVVLPEEVQGIRAFGSETELEAVAGVMARHLETMRNKHAITLEHLRMGALKGVILDADGSVLYDLYDEFDIPPKTVGFQLGTATTDVKARCMEVLAHIEDSLLGEFMTEVHCLCSPEFLAALTGHKDVKTAFTHWQQGAILINDVRRGFTFGGITFEEYRGRATDVHGVTRRFIAAGEAHAFPLGTVDTFATYVAPADFNETVNTLGQPLYAKQAPRQFDRGTDLHTQSNPLPMCHRPGLLVKLTV; this is encoded by the coding sequence ATGCAGAACCCGTTTCACAATCCCGCCTTTTCGATGGCGGCGCTGACGGCCGCCATCAACATCATTCCCAATCGCTACGGCCGGCTGGAGGATCTGAACCTGATGCCGGTGAAACCGGTGCGGCAGCGCCAGATCCTGGTCGAGGAGCGCAACGGCGTGCTGAACCTGTTGCCGACCCTGCCACCGGGGGCGCCGGGCACGGTGGGCGTCCGCGGCAAGCGCACCCTGCGCTCGTTCGTGATTCCGCACATCCCCCACGACGACGTGGTGCTGCCGGAGGAGGTCCAGGGCATCCGTGCCTTCGGCTCGGAGACCGAGCTGGAGGCGGTGGCCGGGGTGATGGCGCGCCATCTGGAGACCATGCGCAACAAGCATGCGATCACCCTGGAGCATCTGCGTATGGGCGCGCTCAAGGGAGTGATCCTGGATGCCGACGGCTCGGTGCTGTACGACCTCTACGACGAGTTCGACATCCCGCCGAAGACGGTCGGGTTTCAGCTGGGCACGGCCACCACCGACGTCAAGGCGCGATGCATGGAGGTGCTGGCCCACATCGAGGACAGCCTGCTGGGCGAGTTCATGACCGAGGTGCATTGCCTGTGCTCGCCGGAGTTCCTCGCTGCGCTGACCGGGCACAAGGACGTCAAGACGGCCTTCACCCACTGGCAACAAGGCGCGATCCTCATCAACGACGTGCGCCGCGGCTTCACCTTCGGCGGCATCACCTTCGAGGAGTACCGCGGCCGCGCCACCGACGTGCACGGGGTGACCCGGCGCTTCATCGCCGCCGGCGAGGCCCATGCCTTCCCGCTGGGCACCGTCGATACCTTCGCCACCTATGTCGCCCCGGCCGATTTCAACGAAACGGTGAACACCTTGGGCCAGCCGCTCTATGCCAAGCAGGCCCCGCGCCAGTTCGACCGCGGCACCGATCTCCACACCCAGTCCAACCCGCTGCCGATGTGCCACCGGCCGGGGCTGCTGGTCAAGCTGACGGTCTAG
- a CDS encoding head-tail joining protein: MDLDAVNAVCLSTFGETVILWPDRTDPPPVHLTGIVSVPAGLERPGPMGAPRPEADPRLTVRSADLPAVRMGDPLKLRGLPYGIASRLDRLDGLTTLILRPR, from the coding sequence ATGGACCTCGATGCGGTCAATGCGGTGTGCCTGTCGACCTTCGGCGAGACGGTGATCCTGTGGCCGGACCGGACCGATCCGCCGCCGGTACACCTGACGGGGATCGTCTCGGTCCCGGCCGGACTGGAACGCCCGGGGCCGATGGGCGCGCCCCGTCCCGAGGCGGACCCGCGACTGACCGTGCGGAGTGCGGACCTGCCTGCGGTTCGCATGGGCGATCCCCTGAAGCTGCGTGGCCTCCCCTACGGCATCGCCTCCCGCCTCGATCGCCTGGACGGCCTGACCACCTTGATCCTGCGGCCCCGATGA
- a CDS encoding phage tail protein gives MSLGLRVQLHGDTAQDLRRLPAVLRKASRRAVGQTARETREAMVRAIGATYGIPLRALRSRRVQAYLRLAGVRARVWTGHAPIKAAYVGRLRQEEWGSSAGAYLFPGSFVARMPSGHRGVFHRAGHASLPIIEDVVALPKVPALAEALATRATLRLAALIREMTQDALPR, from the coding sequence ATGAGTCTCGGCTTGCGCGTGCAGCTGCACGGCGATACCGCTCAGGATTTGCGCCGCTTGCCGGCGGTGCTGCGCAAAGCGTCCCGCCGGGCGGTGGGCCAGACCGCGCGGGAGACCCGCGAGGCGATGGTCCGAGCGATCGGAGCGACCTACGGCATTCCGCTGAGGGCGCTGCGCTCGCGCCGGGTGCAGGCGTATCTGCGGCTGGCAGGAGTCCGCGCCCGGGTCTGGACCGGCCACGCCCCGATCAAGGCCGCCTATGTCGGCCGCCTGCGCCAGGAGGAGTGGGGCAGCAGCGCCGGGGCCTATCTCTTTCCCGGCAGCTTCGTCGCCCGGATGCCCAGCGGCCATCGCGGTGTGTTCCACCGGGCAGGCCACGCATCGTTACCGATTATCGAGGACGTGGTGGCCTTGCCCAAGGTGCCGGCCCTGGCCGAGGCGCTGGCGACCCGGGCCACGCTGCGGCTGGCCGCGCTGATCCGCGAAATGACGCAGGACGCGCTGCCGCGATGA
- a CDS encoding phage tail terminator protein, whose product MITSMFEIEPALILRLRDTLPEFVTVDSVGVLAGVQNLEPLCPAALVLPLGFAGPVGTPPPNVFLAERQRWQITVCVAHAPPASTVVTGGEYVLRILRALEHWSPQPGWGRLKHVGLDDPWFDLGHVEFSLVFEVRPLPLDTGTP is encoded by the coding sequence ATGATCACCAGCATGTTCGAGATCGAGCCGGCGCTGATCCTACGCCTGCGCGACACCCTGCCGGAGTTCGTCACGGTGGACAGCGTCGGCGTCCTGGCCGGGGTGCAGAACCTGGAGCCGCTCTGTCCGGCCGCCCTGGTGCTGCCCTTGGGCTTCGCCGGGCCGGTCGGGACGCCGCCGCCCAACGTTTTCCTGGCCGAGCGCCAGCGCTGGCAGATTACGGTGTGTGTCGCCCACGCTCCGCCGGCCAGCACCGTGGTGACGGGCGGCGAATACGTGCTGCGGATTCTGCGTGCGCTGGAGCACTGGTCCCCGCAACCGGGCTGGGGCCGGCTGAAGCACGTCGGCCTGGACGACCCCTGGTTCGATCTCGGCCATGTCGAGTTCTCCCTGGTGTTCGAGGTGCGTCCGCTGCCGCTGGACACCGGGACCCCGTGA
- a CDS encoding tape measure protein yields MTTFKTVIEIAANTAAAEKGLGNVAAQVDRLTGSLRRIGQYTVGAFGAAEALQAARDLGKLSDQYRNLEGRVKLAAGSQSQFTEAQRALFAIAQNNAQALNGVSQLYSRIAKGAGEMGVSQQQVLSIIDSVAKSFRISGASAEEASGATLQFSQALASGVLRGDEFNSIMEQSPRLAQAIADGLDVPIGKLRAMAEAGELTTQKVVGALQKAKASIDADAAGLPDTIEQAMVRWDNAALKFVGTSPEITRAAETIAAAINTAAGNIDTIANGVEIAGSLLVAVLAGKGTAAVAAFAGSQARLVQANLAAATAARNHALNEEYNARAMLASAEAAVANASGMARLAAVETALVPASQRLAVAQAEVAASAGPLKIALGGLASFLGGPTGIAVLLLTAVSAWHLFGSAAESELERVIRKRRELAKETGKDTRGKSETDLSLLQDEAAVKKQEAVVARLAARYKEVGQAADQAFMGGKLGRELVGETALLREMQAELVKRKQAATDSGDALKAKEKQVQQSLNDTKYALKDATTQAETYYKRRVDAIDAIEQTGITRIIQTPPTQPVPGESSTLGSTAQPNNKAKTELEQAQAVFRLQQQAEQARLTAARDYANQRLALVDQVYGREIAKYKDGEDKKTALERESLQARRAIYTELEAAYTASIDKLVAQERRLRDEAVAAAKARQDIELETAQAVKSMAQGAASTEEAARAQYLELQRLIAEQQSALAAGNLDLSKQAGNQAKGIAEALGQQIASALRDVKQKIAEQGKTADAANPPIDHQGNWWDQEFGAAAKDQSGQFIRNAPAQPEPLKPDLGTQQDLQKLIQLRQEIGQLLADAETKTGQTATHQAEQTAQQIQTAMQSAQSVGAEIDKIDQQLRHGFNLDIKADPAALQALQTQLAELLRPETKIINIKVVKDGNSITATPDGSALPDTGLTVPGYRRGGWIKGYGGGDRIPALLEEGEFVLRKEAVRKLGLDKLYALNNLALPRFSIGGYVAQALPAFDASLTRSSDGGQPVHIHLPGIPGSFPLNGDPQVVAALKREVARAALKHGRIVR; encoded by the coding sequence ATGACGACTTTCAAGACGGTCATCGAGATCGCGGCGAACACGGCCGCGGCCGAGAAGGGGCTCGGCAACGTCGCGGCGCAGGTCGACCGGTTGACGGGATCGCTCCGGCGCATCGGGCAGTATACCGTCGGCGCGTTCGGGGCCGCCGAAGCCCTGCAGGCTGCCCGCGATCTGGGCAAACTCTCCGACCAGTACCGCAACCTCGAAGGCCGGGTCAAGCTTGCCGCCGGTTCCCAATCCCAGTTCACCGAGGCGCAGCGGGCGCTGTTCGCCATCGCCCAGAACAACGCGCAAGCCCTGAACGGCGTCTCTCAATTGTATTCCCGCATCGCCAAGGGCGCCGGGGAAATGGGCGTGTCGCAGCAACAAGTGCTGAGCATCATCGACTCGGTCGCCAAATCCTTCCGGATTTCCGGCGCCTCGGCGGAAGAGGCCTCGGGCGCCACCCTGCAGTTCTCCCAGGCGCTGGCCTCCGGCGTGCTGCGCGGCGACGAATTCAACTCGATCATGGAGCAATCGCCGCGGCTGGCCCAGGCCATCGCCGACGGACTCGACGTGCCGATCGGCAAGCTACGCGCCATGGCCGAAGCCGGCGAACTGACGACTCAGAAGGTTGTCGGCGCGCTGCAAAAGGCTAAGGCCAGCATCGACGCCGATGCCGCCGGGCTGCCCGATACCATCGAGCAGGCCATGGTGCGCTGGGACAACGCCGCGCTGAAGTTCGTCGGCACCTCGCCCGAGATCACCCGCGCGGCCGAGACCATCGCCGCCGCGATCAATACCGCGGCGGGCAACATCGACACGATCGCCAACGGGGTCGAGATAGCGGGATCGTTGTTGGTCGCGGTGCTGGCGGGCAAAGGTACGGCCGCCGTGGCGGCCTTCGCCGGGAGCCAGGCCCGGCTGGTGCAAGCGAATCTGGCGGCGGCGACCGCAGCGCGGAACCACGCCCTCAATGAGGAATACAACGCCCGTGCCATGCTGGCTTCCGCCGAAGCTGCAGTAGCGAACGCCTCCGGCATGGCGCGGTTGGCCGCGGTCGAAACAGCGCTGGTGCCGGCATCGCAGCGCCTGGCCGTCGCCCAGGCGGAAGTGGCGGCCAGCGCCGGACCGCTCAAGATTGCACTGGGTGGTCTGGCCTCCTTCCTCGGCGGTCCTACCGGTATCGCAGTGTTGCTGCTGACGGCGGTGTCCGCCTGGCATCTATTCGGCAGCGCCGCAGAATCGGAACTGGAGCGCGTAATCCGGAAGCGCCGAGAACTCGCCAAGGAAACCGGCAAGGACACCCGCGGCAAGTCCGAAACCGATCTGAGCCTGCTCCAGGACGAAGCCGCGGTGAAGAAGCAGGAAGCCGTGGTCGCCCGGTTGGCGGCTCGTTACAAGGAGGTGGGCCAGGCGGCGGACCAGGCGTTCATGGGCGGCAAGCTCGGGCGGGAGCTGGTAGGCGAAACCGCGCTGCTCCGAGAAATGCAGGCCGAGCTGGTCAAGCGCAAGCAGGCCGCGACCGACAGTGGCGATGCGCTGAAGGCCAAGGAAAAACAGGTCCAGCAGAGCCTCAATGACACCAAGTACGCCCTCAAGGACGCCACTACCCAGGCCGAGACCTACTACAAGCGCCGGGTCGATGCGATCGATGCCATAGAACAGACCGGCATCACGCGGATCATCCAGACCCCGCCGACGCAGCCCGTCCCCGGCGAGTCCAGCACCTTAGGGAGCACGGCCCAGCCCAACAACAAGGCCAAGACCGAGCTGGAGCAGGCCCAGGCCGTGTTTAGGCTCCAGCAGCAGGCAGAACAGGCCCGGCTGACTGCGGCGCGGGACTACGCCAATCAGCGCCTCGCTCTGGTAGATCAGGTCTACGGCAGGGAAATCGCCAAGTACAAGGACGGGGAAGACAAGAAGACCGCGCTGGAGCGTGAATCGCTGCAAGCCCGCCGGGCGATCTACACCGAGCTGGAAGCGGCCTACACGGCCAGCATCGACAAGCTGGTCGCTCAAGAGCGCAGGCTGCGGGATGAGGCGGTCGCCGCAGCGAAGGCGCGCCAGGACATCGAGCTGGAAACCGCGCAAGCGGTCAAAAGCATGGCGCAGGGCGCGGCCTCGACCGAGGAGGCGGCACGTGCGCAGTACCTGGAACTGCAAAGGCTGATTGCCGAACAGCAAAGCGCGCTCGCCGCCGGCAACCTGGACCTTTCCAAACAGGCCGGCAATCAGGCGAAGGGGATCGCCGAGGCGCTGGGCCAGCAGATTGCCTCCGCGCTGCGGGACGTGAAGCAGAAGATCGCCGAACAGGGCAAAACGGCGGATGCCGCCAACCCGCCCATCGACCACCAGGGAAACTGGTGGGACCAGGAATTCGGCGCGGCCGCCAAGGATCAGAGCGGCCAGTTTATCCGCAATGCTCCGGCCCAGCCCGAACCGCTCAAGCCCGACCTCGGCACGCAGCAGGATTTGCAGAAGCTGATCCAACTGCGCCAGGAGATCGGCCAGCTGCTGGCCGATGCCGAGACCAAGACCGGGCAGACCGCAACGCATCAGGCCGAGCAGACCGCCCAGCAAATCCAGACCGCCATGCAGTCCGCGCAAAGCGTGGGGGCCGAGATCGACAAGATCGACCAGCAGCTCCGACACGGCTTCAACCTGGACATCAAGGCCGATCCTGCCGCGCTGCAAGCCCTGCAAACCCAACTCGCCGAGCTGCTACGGCCCGAGACCAAGATCATCAACATCAAGGTGGTCAAGGACGGCAACTCGATCACCGCAACGCCCGACGGCTCCGCCCTCCCCGATACCGGCCTGACCGTGCCCGGCTACCGCCGCGGCGGCTGGATCAAGGGCTACGGCGGAGGCGACCGCATCCCCGCCCTGTTGGAGGAAGGCGAATTCGTGCTGCGCAAGGAGGCGGTGCGCAAGCTCGGCCTCGACAAGCTGTACGCCCTCAACAACTTAGCCCTCCCCCGTTTCAGCATCGGCGGCTACGTGGCGCAAGCACTGCCGGCGTTCGATGCGTCGCTCACGCGCTCCAGTGACGGCGGCCAGCCGGTGCATATCCATCTGCCCGGCATACCGGGTTCGTTCCCCCTCAACGGCGACCCGCAAGTGGTGGCGGCGCTTAAGCGCGAGGTGGCACGGGCGGCGCTGAAGCACGGGCGGATCGTGCGATGA
- a CDS encoding lysozyme — translation MRRTKAATMSVSALIVGMIALHEGYRGEAYDDGVGVQTIGFGSTAGVKRGDRTDPVRAVQRLAADATRVSQAVARCVGEVPLYQHEFDAYVSLTYNIGVNAFCGSTLVKRLRSTPPGYAEACREILRWNKAGGRIQKGLVRRREAEYALCVGTAQGG, via the coding sequence ATGAGGCGCACGAAGGCGGCGACCATGTCGGTTTCTGCGTTGATCGTCGGCATGATTGCCCTGCATGAAGGCTACCGGGGCGAAGCCTACGACGACGGAGTCGGGGTCCAGACGATCGGCTTCGGTTCGACGGCGGGCGTGAAGCGCGGCGACCGGACCGATCCGGTGCGGGCGGTGCAGCGGCTGGCCGCCGACGCAACCCGGGTGTCCCAGGCGGTAGCGCGCTGCGTGGGCGAAGTGCCGCTGTATCAGCACGAGTTCGACGCCTACGTCTCGCTGACCTACAACATCGGCGTGAATGCGTTCTGCGGATCGACCCTGGTCAAACGGCTGCGCTCCACACCGCCCGGCTATGCTGAGGCCTGCCGCGAAATCCTGCGCTGGAACAAGGCCGGCGGACGCATTCAAAAAGGGCTGGTGCGGCGCCGGGAGGCGGAATATGCGCTGTGCGTCGGCACCGCCCAGGGCGGCTAG